In Populus alba chromosome 9, ASM523922v2, whole genome shotgun sequence, a genomic segment contains:
- the LOC118045498 gene encoding uncharacterized protein: MKHQRHSNVYISRPLSPPRQTPRCGIRDCELEENRRFSHANQSRSPARRENQQHGNVRTREEVEGNRRFSRSYRSRSPVWSEQHRSGQAGREYQQHGYMKTRTPPRKQDEIEGNRRFSRSHRSRSPVSDEPPRSRQDGRERRQLGDVRTRTPPRNQDEIEGNRRFSRSHRSRSPLCAEPPRSRQDGREHQQHCDAITRIPPRKQDEIEGNRRFSLSHRSRSPVWAEPHRSRQDGREHQQHGDVRIWSPPWNREERVTVMRSSGLNQPVEPDQLGSVHRREGDRLFNEERDEHLEKLSQFCESLSKKGSAFNKFQWDNLLAQENKPQNASANLGPSVDPWKTSGVVSDSGVVPASLSMEYVGPRSHFECCLDATTRGDNHGLIDGGIGNVNVSPFGEPVRKRFERRSSSVIDPIVDKVERNDASVVGHHYVERVRVSHSMRQEEKDVKDCRNDHGDYGVFIRERGNMGSLPMASSFQNMKNVRGKTCIVDVIDGNDAALNDHMRENRMVDNPEVFGERYPYAERVSVFHSMELDGRDKDCRSDPVEYGFIQDKNESHLRKTFVRERANVGSLPMESPCENMSVSRKRTCLVDPIADTIDGNDAALRERMRTSRILDTLGGFQERPINVSRGSLRSFEEDDKDEEALVSSNMYYEMEECLDPENLKSTEECGFEGDGGSIGSCGDGYKRVTVSYDGLYATENSSQRVVMEEQPGIHGQSEYMLDGQHIFDMEASIHDQRSVISSDWNGLEQMHDVGYRDGKWTNQDNEQYSSLENSGLRRLQSGRDGWMIEDRASHEDAYSFHPLPSTDRHLSEPVEPPKSNVKQRLGPLRNVKQRLGSVRNVKQRLGSVRNVKQRLGPAQNACKSLGAAQKAQRKLPWVKIYEEQCLYDSDGTHNIQGVKSSEMKKKHANTEASKDSDEFMHLVQRAFLKFSKLLNENSANRRKYQEKGGNANLKCCVCGSNSKDFVDTLSLAQHTVMFSKGSFRAEHLGLHKALCVLMGWNSAGFPNSQWVRQVLPEVEASSLKEDLIIWPPVVVIHNRSIANYNPDERIIVSVEGLRHILRGMGFGQGITNICRGKAANQSTMVVIFGQTFSGLQGAERLHKLYAESKRGRTEFQQIGLHGSLQTQGVSSNTKENVLYGYLGISIDLDKLDFETKKRCVVKSKKEIKAVADFALNTE, translated from the exons ATGAAACATCAACGACACAGCAATGTTTACATCAGTAGACCTTTGTCTCCGCCACGGCAGACGCCGCGTTGTGGAATAAGAGACTGTGAGCTTGAAGAAAACCGCCGGTTTTCTCATGCTAATCAGTCTCGAAGTCCGGCGAGGAGAGAGAACCAACAACATGGCAATGTCAGGACACGCGAAGAAGTCGAAGGAAACAGGCGGTTTTCACGTTCTTATCGGTCTCGAAGTCCGGTCTGGTCAGAGCAACACCGGTCTGGACAGGCTGGGAGAGAATACCAACAGCATGGCTATATGAAAACTCGAACCCCACCTCGAAAGCAGGATGAAATCGAAGGGAACAGACGGTTTTCACGTTCTCATCGGTCTCGAAGTCCTGTTTCGGATGAACCACCCAGGTCTAGACAGGATGGGAGAGAACGCCGACAACTTGGCGATGTGAGAACTCGAACCCCACCTCGAAATCAGGATGAAATCGAAGGGAACAGACGGTTTTCACGTTCTCACCGGTCTCGAAGTCCTCTTTGCGCTGAACCACCCAGGTCTAGACAGGATGGGAGAGAACACCAACAGCATTGCGATGCGATAACTCGAATCCCACCTCGAAAGCAGGATGAAATCGAAGGGAACAGACGGTTTTCACTTTCTCATCGGTCTCGAAGTCCGGTTTGGGCTGAACCACACAGGTCTAGACAGGATGGGAGAGAACACCAACAGCATGGCGATGTCAGGATTTGGTCTCCACCTTGGAATCGTGAAGAAAGAGTAACAGTCATGCGGTCTTCTGGTTTAAATCAGCCAGTTGAGCCGGACCAATTGGGTTCGGTACATAGGAGAGAGGGTGATAGACTGTTTAATGAAGAGAGAGATGAGCATTTGGAAAAACTGTCACAGTTTTGCGAGTCTTTGTCAAAGAAAGGATCAGCCTTCAACAAGTTTCAATGGGACAATTTACTAGCACAAGAAAACAAACCCCAGAATGCAAGTGCAAATTTGGGTCCTTCAGTTGATCCTTGGAAGACCAGTGGGGTTGTTTCTGATTCTGGTGTGGTCCCCGCATCATTGTCAATGGAGTATGTGGGGCCAAGAAGCCATTTTGAGTGCTGCTTGGATGCCACAACAAGGGGTGACAATCATGGGCTTATTGATGGTGGCATTGGTAATGTCAATGTGTCGCCTTTTGGCGAACCTGTTAGGAAGAGGTTTGAAAGGAGAAGTAGTAGTGTTATCGACCCAATTGTGGACAAAGTTGAAAGGAATGATGCTTCTGTAGTAGGGCATCATTATGTTGAAAGAGTTAGGGTGTCACATTCAATGAGGCAAGAGGAGAAAGATGTGAAAGATTGTAGGAATGATCATGGAGACTATGGGGTTTTTATTAGGGAGAGGGGAAATATGGGTTCACTTCCCATGGCATCCTCATTTCAGAACATGAAAAATGTCAGAGGAAAGACTTGTATTGTTGACGTGATTGATGGAAATGACGCTGCTCTTAATGATCACATGAGAGAGAACAGGATGGTGGACAATCCTGAGGTTTTTGGAGAAAGGTACCCTTACGCTGAACGGGTTAGTGTTTTCCATTCAATGGAACTAGATGGGAGAGATAAGGACTGCAGAAGTGATCCTGTGGAGTATGGATTTATTCAAGATAAGAATGAGTCTCATTTGAGGAAAACTTTTGTTCGTGAGCGAGCTAATGTGGGGTCACTGCCCATGGAATCCCCATGTGAAAACATGAGTGTGTCAAGGAAAAGGACTTGCTTAGTTGACCCAATTGCTGACACGATTGATGGAAATGATGCTGCTCTTAGAGAGAGAATGAGAACAAGCAGGATTCTGGACACTCTTGGTGGTTTCCAAGAAAGACCTATCAATGTTAGCAGGGGGTCGTTGCGTTCATTCGAGGAAGATGATAAAGATGAGGAAGCTTTGGTTTCTAGCAACATGTACTATGAGATGGAAGAGTGTTTGGATCCTGAGAACCTGAAGTCAACAGAGGAATGTGGTTTTGAAGGGGATGGGGGTAGCATTGGGTCTTGTGGAGATGGTTATAAGAGGGTGACGGTATCATATGATGGACTGTATGCGACTGAGAATAGTTCGCAAAGGGTGGTCATGGAAGAGCAGCCTGGTATTCATGGGCAATCAGAATACATGCTCGACGGACAGCATATTTTCGACATGGAAGCTAGCATTCATGATCAAAGAAGTGTGATATCTTCTGATTGGAATGGCCTTGAGCAGATGCATGATGTGGGCTATAGAGATGGAAAGTGGACTAATCAGGATAATGAGCAATATTCTTCATTGGAGAACTCGGGATTGAGGCGTTTGCAAAGTGGTAGGGATGGATGGATGATTGAGGACAGGGCAAGCCATGAAGATGCCTATTCTTTCCATCCCTTACCTTCTACAGATAGGCATCTAAGCGAGCCTGTTGAACCTCCGAAAAGCAATGTGAAGCAGCGTTTGGGGCCTCTGCGAAATGTGAAGCAGCGTTTGGGTTCTGTACGAAATGTGAAGCAGCGTTTGGGTTCTGTGCGAAATGTCAAACAGCGTTTGGGGCCTGCTCAAAATGCGTGTAAGAGCTTGGGGGCTGCTCAGAAAGCTCAAAGGAAACTTCCTTGGGTTAAGATATATGAAGAACAATGCCTGTATGATTCTGACGGAACTCATAATATTCAAGGAGTAAAATCCtcagaaatgaagaagaaacatgCAAATACTGAGGCGTCTAAGGACTCTGATGAGTTCATGCATCTGGTGCAAAGGGCTTTCTTAAAGTTCTCCAAACTTTTGAACGAGAATTCGGCTAACAGAAGGAAATACCAGGAGAAGGGAGGAAATGCTAATTTGAAGTGCTGCGTATGTGGCAG CAACTCCAAAGACTTTGTGGACACATTGAGCTTGGCACAACATACGGTCATGTTTTCTAAGGGCAGTTTCAGAGCAGAGCATTTGGGTCTTCACAAAGCGCTTTGTGTGTTGATGGGATGGAATAGTGCTGGATTCCCCAACAGTCAATGGGTTCGGCAGGTATTGCCTGAGGTCGAAGCCTCATCACTGAAAGAGGATCTCATCATATGGCCGCCAGTTGTTGTTATACACAACAGATCCATAGCAAATTATAATCCAGATGAACGGATTATTGTAAGTGTTGAAGGGCTCAGACATATTCTCAGAG GTATGGGTTTTGGTCAAGGGATAACCAACATCTGCCGTGGCAAAGCCGCAAATCAGAGTACCATGGTGGTCATCTTCGGTCAGACCTTTTCTGGGCTGCAAGGAGCCGAGAGGCTTCACAAGCTTTATGCTGAGAGCAAACGTGGAAGGACCGAGTTCCAGCAAATTGGTCTACACGGGAGTCTGCAAACTCAAGGGGTGTCATCTaacacaaaagaaaatgttCTATATGGCTATTTGGGAATTTCAATTGATCTGGATAAACTCGATTTTGAGACCAAAAAACGATGTGTTGTGAAGAGCAAGAAGGAGATAAAGGCTGTTGCAGATTTTGCTCTGAACactgaatga
- the LOC118045500 gene encoding uncharacterized protein isoform X1, with protein MTTQKPILEQQMSQMQIKLKSSGIISNYNESPLLRDEKDEEISRSALAMFRAKEEEIEKKKMEVRDKVHAHLGRVEEATKRLAEIREELEALTDPMRKEVSMVRKRIDTVNRELKPLGLSCQKKEREYKEALEAFNDKNKEKAQLVSKLVEVGQLVGESEKLRMKKLEELSRNIEALP; from the exons ATGACAACACAAAAACCAATATTGGAGCAACAAATGTCACAAATGCAGATCAAATTGAAGAGCTCAGGCATTATCAGCAATTACAATGAAAGCCCGCTGTTAAGGGATGAAAAGGATGAGGAGATATCAAGGTCAGCATTGGCCATGTTTAGGGCAAAGGAAGAAGAGattgagaagaagaagatggaagTCAGAGACAAGGTTCATGCTCACCTAGGACGCGTGGAGGAAGCAACCAAACGTTTAGCAGAAATTCGTGAA gAGCTTGAAGCTCTGACGGATCCAATGAGGAAGGAAGTTTCGATGGTACGTAAGAGGATCGACACAGTCAACAGAGAGCTGAAGCCTCTGGGCCTGAGTTGTCAGAAGAAG GAGAGAGAATACAAAGAAGCTCTTGAAGCTTTTAATgacaagaacaaagaaaaagctCAGCTTGTTTCCAAATTAGTGGA GGTTGGTCAGCTGGTGGGTGAAAGCGAGAAACTAAGGATGAAGAAACTAGAGGAATTGAGCAGGAATATTGAAGCTCTGCCCTGA
- the LOC118045501 gene encoding tRNA dimethylallyltransferase 2 yields MSCTARLPSERSTEREMESDSAAEEALQNPSNTDGGEKPTVTKKEEKEEKPKVVVIMGPTGSGKSKLAIDLAAHFPVEIINADSMQVYRGLDVLTNKVPISDQEGVPHHLLGTVNPSVEFTAKDFRDSAIPLINEILSRNCLPVIVGGTNYYIQALVSPFLLDDTTTDLDESFLNHPSGDEQADHAADSGRESFNYSYDHLKELDPVAANRLHPNNHRKINQYLNLYARSGILPSKIYQGKAAENWGCMDNYRFHCCFICVDADIPVLDRYVEQRVDSMIDAGLLGEVSEIYNYNAEYTRGLRQAIGVREFDNFLRVYISDEKGHDSTGSLFVQSKNKDVKLLKDNTREILHSSDDNQLKILLAEAIDKVKANTRRLVRVQKRRLTRLQTFFGWNIHYVDATEFISCKSDELWAGQVVSSAVNVIRAFLTEERSAVPDSETHVGSGMKSVERNLWTQYICKACGNRVLRGAHEWEQHKQGRGHRKRICRLRKSQGHSNSLVEQEVISNSS; encoded by the exons ATGTCGTGTACCGCGAGGCTTCCCTCCGAGAGAAGCACGGAGAGAGAAATGGAGAGTGACAGTGCTGCCGAGGAAGCTCTGCAAAACCCCAGCAATACCGATGGAGGTGAAAAGCCAACAGttacaaagaaagaagaaaaagaagagaagccaAAGGTGGTAGTAATAATGGGTCCAACTGGTTCAGGAAAATCAAAACTAGCCATTGATTTAGCAGCCCACTTCCCTGTTGAAATCATCAACGCTGATTCCATGCAGGTCTACCGTGGTCTTGATGTTCTCACCAACAAAGTCCCCATCTCTGATCAAGAGG GAGTTCCACATCATCTCTTGGGAACAGTAAATCCAAGTGTGGAATTCACTGCTAAGGACTTTCGGGATTCTGCTATTCCT CTCATCAATGAGATTCTGTCTCGCAATTGCTTGCCAGTTATTGTTGGAGGTACAAATTACTATATCCAG GCTCTTGTAAGTCCATTCCTTCTAGATGATACAACAACTGATTTAGATGAAAGCTTTCTGAATCATCCTTCTG GTGATGAGCAGGCTGATCATGCAGCTGACTCTGGGAGAGAGAGTTTCAATTATAGCTATGATCATCTTAAAGAACTTGATCCTGTTGCAGCAAACAGACTCCACCCAAATAACCATAGAAAG ATCAATCAGTACCTTAATTTGTATGCTCGCTCTGGTATCCTCCCTAGCAAAATTTATCAGGGAAAGGCTGCAGAG AATTGGGGTTGCATGGATAATTATAGGTTCCATTGCTGTTTTATATGTGTTGATGCTGATATCCCAGTTCTGGACCGGTATGTGGAACAAAGAGTAGATAGCATGATAGATGCTGGATTACTTGGTGAAGTCtctgagatttataattataatgcgGAATATACTCGAGGTTTGCGGCAAGCCATTGGTGTGCGGgagtttgataattttctgaggGTTTACATATCAGATGAAAAGGGACACGACTCTACAGGATCTCTCTTTGTGCAGTCAAAAAACAAGGATGTGAAGCTGTTGAAAGATAATACGAGGGAAATCCTCCATTCCTCTGATGATAACCAACTTAAAATTCTGTTGGCAGAAGCTATTGACAAAGTAAAAGCAAACACCAGAAGACTTGTTCGTGTACAA AAGAGGAGGCTTACTCGACTTCAAACATTCTTTGGATGGAACATACATTATGTAGATGCAACAGAATTCATATCAT GCAAATCGGATGAATTGTGGGCTGGACAAGTTGTTAGCTCCGCTGTGAATGTTATCAGAGCTTTTCTAACCGAGGAGAGGAGTGCAGTGCCTGATTCGGAAACGCATGTTGGTAGTGGAATGAAATCAGTTGAGAGGAACTTGTGGACTCAATACATTTGCAAG GCTTGTGGGAATAGAGTGCTTAGAGGAGCTCATGAGTGGGAACAGCACAAACAAGGCCGTGGGCATAGAAAACGAATCTGTCGGCTACGGAAATCACAAGGACACAGCAATTCCTTAGTGGAGCAGGAGGTCATCTCCAACAGTAGCTAG
- the LOC118045497 gene encoding pleiotropic drug resistance protein 2: protein MCVMEESLKEVMRNDPRMVLDEVAKLGTEDEKQFMESPCKIVEEDYDYLRRLRKRVDRVGMELPRIEIRFQNLSVEGEAYVGSRALPTLLNTTLNAVEGVAQMVGLSPSKKRAVKILQDVKGLVKPSRMSLLLGPPGSGKTTLLKALAGKLDNDIKVTGKVTYCGHEFSEFVPQKTCAYISQHGLHYGQMTVRETLDFSGRCMGAGTRHHILSELLRREKEAGFKPNPRIRKEAAAMTCQDTSLITENILKILKLDSCADTMVGDDMIRGISGGEKKRVTTGEMLVGPARAFVMDEISTGLDSSTAYQVVEFMRKMVHLLDMTTVMSLLQPTPEIFELFDDIILLSEGQIVYQGPRDNVLEFFEHMGFKCPERKGVADFLQEVTSKKDQERYWSRKNQPYEYVSVPKFVRAFNSFHIGLQLSERLKVPFNKFRVHPDALVSEKYGISNWELFKACFSREWLLMKRNSIVFIFKIIQITIIAIIALTAFSKTGGKAGQKNGAANFWGALFFGLTNFIINTMIELTMTVFRLPVFFKQRSSMLYPAWAFGLPICLFSIPVSLIESGIWVTLTYYSIGFAPAASRFFKQLLAFFSTYQMTLSLYRFIAVVGRKLIVASILGFLTMVTVIVLGGFIITKDDIEFWMRWGYYLSPIMYGQNAISINEFLDNRWGNLTGSSHESTVGKSLLKERGFFTDEYWYWICIGVLLGLSLIFNFLFIAALEFLNAPGDSKAVIADDDTENVSTRKLAPSSEVKISQGEYKHSKNPNKQYKNGTVLPFQPLSLAFNNVNYYVDMPVEMRKQGTEKNRLQLLKDVSGAFRPGTLTALVGVSGAGKTTLMDVLAGRKIVGYIEGSISISGYPKNQVTFARVSGYCEQIDMHSPCVTVYESLLYSASMRLAADVKKETRKMFIDEVMELVELKPLMNALVGLPRIDGLSTEQRKRLTIAVELVANPSILFMDEPTSGLDARAAAIVMRAIRHMVDTGRTVVCTIHQPSIDIFETFDELLLMKRGGQVIYAGPLGRNSHKLVQYFEAVPGVPRIKQGSNPATWMLEISSEAIEAQLQVDFAEAYANSELYQKNQELVKKLSTPRPGSKDLSFPSQYSQSFITQCTACFWKQHKSYWRNSEFNYTRFVVAIITGILFGVVFWNRGDRIYKRNDLINLLGAAYAAVLFLGATNASAVQSVIATERTVFYRERAAGMYSELPYAFAHVAIEIIYVSIQTFLYSLLLFSMIGFEWNVGKFLYFYYFIFMSFTYFSMYGMMIISLTPGPVIAAVFMSFFISFWNLFSGYLIARPLIPVWWRWYYWASPVAWTIYGIFTSQVVDKNTLLEIPGSEPVPLKAFVEKYLGYDHEFLLPVVLAHVGWVLLFFFVFAYGIKFLNFQRR from the exons CGGTTTCAGAATTTGTCAGTTGAGGGAGAAGCATATGTTGGGAGCCGAGCACTTCCAACTTTGCTTAATACCACCTTGAATGCAGTTGAG GGTGTTGCTCAGATGGTTGGGCTTTCTCCATCAAAGAAAAGAGCTGTCAAGATACTTCAAGATGTGAAGGGACTTGTAAAACCTTCAAG GATGTCACTGCTTCTTGGGCCTCCTGGCTCTGGGAAAACAACTCTGCTAAAAGCACTTGCAGGGAAACTTGACAATGACATAAAG GTAACAGGGAAAGTCACCTACTGCGGCCATGAGTTTTCAGAATTTGTTCCCCAGAAAACATGTGCTTATATTAGCCAACACGGACTCCACTATGGGCAGATGACAGTTCGTGAGACATTAGATTTTTCAGGACGATGCATGGGAGCTGGGACTAGGCATCACATACTTTCAGAGTTGTTGAGACGGGAGAAAGAAGCAGGTTTCAAACCGAATCCTCGTATTCGTAAGGAAGCTGCAGCCATGACTTGTCAGGATACCAGTTTGATTACAGAAAACATTCTGAAG ATACTTAAATTGGATAGTTGTGCAGATACTATGGTAGGAGATGACATGATAAGGGGCATCTCTGGTGGAGAAAAGAAGCGCGTAACTACTG GGGAAATGTTGGTTGGACCGGCAAGGGCATTTGTCATGGATGAAATCTCAACAGGGTTGGACAGTTCTACCGCTTACCAGGTTGTCGAATTCATGAGGAAGATGGTCCATCTCTTGGATATGACCACGGTCATGTCTCTCCTGCAGCCTACACCAGAGATATTTGAACTTTTTGATGACATTATCCTTCTTTCAGAGGGTCAAATTGTTTACCAGGGCCCACGAGATAATGTCCTTGAGTTCTTCGAACATATGGGTTTCAAATGCCCTGAAAGGAAGGGGGTTGCAGATTTCCTGCAGGAAGTAACTTCCAAGAAGGATCAAGAGCGATACTGGTCCAGAAAGAATCAACCTTACGAGTATGTTTCAGTACCAAAGTTCGTGCGCgctttcaattcttttcacaTTGGCCTACAGCTTTCAGAACGTCTAAAAGTTCCTTTCAACAAATTTAGAGTTCATCCTGATGCTTTAGTGAGTGAAAAGTATGGCATCTCCAACTGGGAACTCTTTAAGGCGTGCTTTTCAAGGGAATGGCTTCTGATGAAGCGCAACTCTATAGTTTTCATCTTCAAAATTATCCAAATAACAATCATTGCCATAATTGCATTAACTGCTTTCTCAAAAACCGGAGGGAAAGCTGGACAAAAGAACGGTGCAGCAAACTTTTGGGGAGCCCTATTCTTCGGGCTCACAAATTTCATAATCAATACGATGATAGAACTTACAATGACAGTTTTCAGACTTCCCGTGTTCTTTAAGCAGAGGAGTTCAATGCTATATCCTGCATGGGCTTTTGGTTTACCTATTTGTCTCTTCAGCATTCCTGTCTCACTGATTGAATCAGGAATTTGGGTCACTCTTACATATTACTCCATTGGCTTTGCTCCAGCTGCCAGCAG GTTCTTCAAACAGCTCCTGGCTTTCTTCAGTACATATCAGATGACTCTATCTCTATACCGTTTCATAGCAGTGGTTGGAAGAAAATTGATTGTCGCGAGCATACTTGGTTTCTTAACTATGGTGACTGTTATTGTTCTTGGAGGTTTCATCATCACCAAAG ATGATATAGAGTTCTGGATGAGATGGGGCTACTATCTGTCTCCTATAATGTATGGCCAAAATGCCATTTCTATCAATGAATTTCTCGACAACAGATGGGGCAAT CTCACTGGCAGCTCACATGAGTCTACTGTTGGAAAGTCCCTTCTTAAGGAAAGGGGATTCTTTACGGATGAATACTGGTATTGGATTTGCATTGGGGTGCTTCTTGGGTTGtctcttattttcaattttctcttcattgCAGCACTCGAATTTTTGAATG CTCCTGGCGATTCGAAAGCTGTAATTGCGGATGATGACACTGAAAATGTTAGTACGCGGAAACTGGCACCTAGTTCTGAAG TGAAAATCTCCCAGGGAGAATACAAACATTCCAAGAATCCAAACAAGCAATATAAAAACGGAACGGTTCTGCCTTTTCAGCCACTTTCACTTGCCTTCAACAATGTGAATTATTATGTCGATATGCCTGTG GAGATGAGGAAACAAGGGACTGAGAAAAACCGATTGCAGCTGCTAAAAGATGTGAGTGGAGCTTTTAGGCCAGGTACTCTGACAGCATTAGTTGGTGTCAGCGGTGCTGGTAAGACCACCTTGATGGATGTATTGGCAGGAAGGAAGATTGTGGGGTACATTGAAGGAAGTATAAGCATTTCTGGATACCCAAAAAACCAAGTCACATTTGCTCGGGTCAGTGGTTATTGTGAACAGATCGACATGCATTCACCATGTGTTACTGTCTATGAATCTCTCCTCTATTCTGCCTCGATGCGTCTTGCTGCAGATGTCAAGAAGGAAACACGAAAG ATGTTCATTGATGAAGTTATGGAATTGGTTGAACTTAAGCCACTGATGAATGCTCTCGTAGGGCTTCCACGAATTGACGGTCTTTCAACTGAGCAGAGAAAGAGACTCACAATAGCTGTAGAGTTGGTTGCTAATCCCTCCATCCTTTTTATGGATGAGCCCACATCAGGCCTTGATGCTAGAGCTGCTGCCATTGTTATGCGTGCTATAAGGCATATGGTGGATACAGGACGAACTGTTGTCTGCACCATTCACCAACCAAGCATTGACATCTTTGAAACTTTTGATGAA cTTTTGTTGATGAAGAGGGGAGGCCAAGTGATATATGCTGGACCTCTTGGTCGCAATTCTCACAAGCTTGTGCAATATTTTGAG GCTGTTCCAGGGGTTCCCAGGATCAAACAAGGCTCTAATCCTGCTACATGGATGTTGGAGATCAGCTCTGAGGCAATAGAAGCTCAACTTCAAGTTGATTTTGCAGAAGCTTATGCCAACTCTGAACTTTACCA GAAAAATCAGGAACTCGTAAAAAAACTTAGTACTCCACGACCAGGTTCCAAGGATCTTTCTTTCCCCTCTCAATACTCCCAAAGCTTTATAACTCAGTGCACGGCTTGTTTCTGGAAACAACACAAGTCATACTGGCGAAACTCAGAATTCAATTATACCCGGTTCGTTGTAGCAATCATCACTGGTATCCTGTTTGGTGTTGTCTTTTGGAACAGAGGAGATCGAAT ATACAAAAGAAATGATCTTATTAATCTTCTGGGAGCTGCATATGCTGCTGTTCTTTTCCTTGGAGCCACTAATGCTTCTGCTGTGCAATCTGTCATAGCAACTGAGAGAACAGTTTTCTACCGTGAAAGAGCCGCAGGGATGTATTCAGAGTTGCCTTATGCTTTTGCTCAT GTGGCTATAGAgataatttatgtttcaatccAAACTTTTCTATATTCTCTTCTTTTGTTCTCAATGATTGGGTTTGAATGGAATGTGGGCAAGTTCTTGTACTTCTACTACTTCATTTTCATGAGCTTCACCTACTTTTCAATGTATGGGATGATGATTATTTCCCTGACTCCTGGCCCTGTGATCGCTGCCGTGTTTATGTCCTTCTTCATAAGTTTCTGGAACTTGTTCTCTGGTTATCTCATCGCTAGGCCG CTGATTCCTGTGTGGTGGAGGTGGTATTACTGGGCTTCTCCAGTTGCTTGGACCATTTACGGCATTTTCACCTCACAAGTTGTTGATAAAAACACCCTTCTTGAAATTCCTGGATCAGAACCAGTGCCATTAAAGGCATTCGTTGAGAAGTACTTGGGTTATGATCACGAATTCCTTCTACCCGTCGTCCTAGCTCATGTTGGTTGggttctcctcttctttttcgtCTTCGCATACGGCATCAAGTTCCTTAACTTCCAGAGGAGATGA
- the LOC118045500 gene encoding uncharacterized protein isoform X2, producing the protein MTTQKPILEQQMSQMQIKLKSSGIISNYNESPLLRDEKDEEISRSALAMFRAKEEEIEKKKMEVRDKVHAHLGRVEEATKRLAEIREELEALTDPMRKEVSMVRKRIDTVNRELKPLGLSCQKKEREYKEALEAFNDKNKEKAQLVSKLVELVGESEKLRMKKLEELSRNIEALP; encoded by the exons ATGACAACACAAAAACCAATATTGGAGCAACAAATGTCACAAATGCAGATCAAATTGAAGAGCTCAGGCATTATCAGCAATTACAATGAAAGCCCGCTGTTAAGGGATGAAAAGGATGAGGAGATATCAAGGTCAGCATTGGCCATGTTTAGGGCAAAGGAAGAAGAGattgagaagaagaagatggaagTCAGAGACAAGGTTCATGCTCACCTAGGACGCGTGGAGGAAGCAACCAAACGTTTAGCAGAAATTCGTGAA gAGCTTGAAGCTCTGACGGATCCAATGAGGAAGGAAGTTTCGATGGTACGTAAGAGGATCGACACAGTCAACAGAGAGCTGAAGCCTCTGGGCCTGAGTTGTCAGAAGAAG GAGAGAGAATACAAAGAAGCTCTTGAAGCTTTTAATgacaagaacaaagaaaaagctCAGCTTGTTTCCAAATTAGTGGAG CTGGTGGGTGAAAGCGAGAAACTAAGGATGAAGAAACTAGAGGAATTGAGCAGGAATATTGAAGCTCTGCCCTGA